gatgttaaatcgggatgcatgatgaTATTGTGAGGACATTAACTGGTAGACCGTCATGAAAAGACTTATTTCTTGGGTGCTCTGTTTTGGATGGGTATTTTTCAAGGTGGGTTCGATTGTTCGAGGTGCTCGGTGATAATGAAGGAATCGCATGGTGGCTGTTGAACTTTAAGGTGTGACATTGGGTGTGCGGATTCGTTGGAGTCTACTGCTCAAGAAGACTGGGTGTCGTTGGTGTACAGTTTGATCTGTTGTCGGAACAGCGGTcgagctttgatcgaggtgaCGAATCAATGCATGTGCGATTGACTGGCTGGTAATAAATTTGCTGATAAAGGGCCGGGACACCACTAGTGCCGGCCCGTTTGCGATTGATGGCGACATTACTAGAGACGGGAAATGATCTCTGTGATGGTTGCCTAGAGGTTCtgggatgcgcttagtatggtgagctaccgGTGATAGATCTCCATTGTGCGATAAGATATCGGACTCAGAGTGTGGTCGTACGTgtgattattctacttttagatgTTTGTTTTATTATCGGTAGTGATGgtagctcgatgtgagggcaggtgcatattccatggcttgCCGGGTGGCGGGCTCGTgtggtgctcaaatataaattcacgTCGTGTGAAGTTACCTTTCAGTCTCCACTACTCAAGTTAGGAGTGTTTGTGGGTGTTAATACGGATTGGACGGTGTTCGGCTGAGGTGGGTTGCAACCGAACTCCTGAGGTAGTGAGTCTAGCGTGGTTCGCATGGTACTTGTAGCGAGGTTGAGCTtgtagagccaacggttgctgTTGTGATATTGACAGGTGCGTGTTTGATCTGGGATATGGATCAGTGGTTGAACTTGTTAAAAGTTCTTGTGGGCGTTAAGGTGCATGTTGGTTGGTTCGATAGGTCCCGGTTTGGTTCAGCGTACTTGGACTTGGTGTTCGTGGGGTTGGCCTTGGGGCTATGGGAGTAGGGGTGGAGTTCGGATTCTGCAGCGATTGTGACATGGCTCAAATGTCGGCCAGGTgggattgttaaaatatgtctcgatttGGTCCCGAAACCCTCCAAGATTAATTATATGGAGTCGACTCGAAAGGAAAGTCGGAGGTTGGAATATTGTGAAGTCTGGCGTGCTACGAACTATGATTTGTGAGAGTCCATGTTGGAGGATGTGTTTTGTTTTTACCAAATTAATAGGGTGGATATACACGAGTCAACTTTGTTTGACCCATTCAACTTGCGGTGGGAATATCTTAATATTCTCACGGATATCTTTTCCTTGAGATTTGGTTTGGGTTCTTGGttgctaaataaataaataaataaataaatatagtttatatatatatatatatatatatatatatatatatatataaggttGCAAAAGATGTTGCGAGAAAGGCGTTCTTGGGCGGGTGGTTGGTTTTGTCGTGATTTCTTCAAGAAATCGTGAGTTCTTGGGGTTTTAAGTGAGTGCTTGACTTGGACGTTTGTTCGCGGATTAATAGACTCAGTTTGGCCGATTAAATCTTGGGTTGATTTGTTTTATTCCTTTGGGTTGGAGATTATTTTGTTAGGAATTGGAGGTATTGTGCGTTCTTGGTGTTTGGGGCTTGGGAACACTAGGTGTTTATTGACTGTGTGTTCTCTCCGGTGTTCTATAGTGGTTTTTGTCTCGTGGATTGccctgtccttttttttttttttttgcacattaGGTATAGGGCCTTATGGGTTAAGTGTACTTGTCATGATCTAGTTTTAGACATTAACTTCTTTATGTTAGGTTCCGGATTTCTGGCCTGGTGTCAACCCTCACTGAAATAAATGTCTATAATTGATATAGTCGTTGGCAATACAAGATGTTGGCAAGAAAGGTGAAACCAAGATAAATGTAGATAATAAGAGAATATCTTTTGTTAGAAATGTACATAGAAGTTGCAGCAAAAGAGATTAGGTCCTAGGCGGCTAAAAAAAAACACCCTCGAATTACAGCAatcattttgccaaaaaaaGCTAATGTACCAATCATGTGAAAATTATAAACGAAAAAAAGCTTGCGATATAGTTTCCATGCCTACTTTGCAAGCGGCCAGTTTAGTTTCAGGCCGGTTCCAAAGGGTCCGAGTTCAGTTTCTAGCTCCAAAAACTTATGATCATCCCTAATTGGGTGGGTTTAAGGTTCACGGGGGAAAACCGGTCCACCTTGGAAAAAAATACAGTAGTTCTCAATTCATGGTTACAATTTGGACAATTCTTTCTGGCCTCATTTCATAAAGGAGAACAAAGGCTTCTTTAGGacgaaatggaaaaaaatagagGCAAGTAAATCTGCGCATGCTTTGGTGTGCAAGCTCAAAGTTCAAACACTTGATTGCCCCCAACCAACCACCACCAAAACACTCCATGAACGCCAAATTGAAACCAAAATCAAAATgacaaatgaagaaagaaaaaaaaaaagggttttaatTGACGAATCCTCATTGCCTTTAGTGCAACAAAGGCTAGAGTATggggcagaaaaaaaaaaaaaaaacaataacaacaacaaaaacattATAATGCCTACAGAAGTACAAGATTCCCACTATTTGTCTCAATGGCCCATGGCCTTGTTCTCATTTGAAACATTCCTCTAGAAgggaaaataaagataaaaaagaagaagaagattattGTTAAATAGCCAAAAGCATGCGAGCTTTTAGCTGTCCCTTAAGCAAGCACGTCTCCTTCCACTATCTTCCATTGTCTTCAATTGACTTCACCTTTAATCACCACGCTTTGCAAATTCCATGCTCTGAcaagattccccacaagaagGTGCCCCACTCAATGATATGTACACATGACTAATGCAACAAGCTGTTTCTAGATCCAAGAAATGATTTTTATATTTGCTATTATGAACGACTAATTGGGTGGTGTTTCAATGTCCTAACATAATTGCAACTTGATGGTTCAAGATCAAGGAGGGTTGCCATCCAGTTGTGGATTGGTGATGGAAAGGGTAAAGTATATGAGCAGGATTGTTCCCATGCTTGATCTGCCACATAGAGAGGGAAATGTTTAGTCAATTGGAATAATCACCAATGGATAACTTGCAATGTCTAGTTGGACATTTTAATGGTGTAATTTAGGTTCAATACAACTAAACAATTATATGGTTGGTGCGGAGGACACGCGAGATCACTTACAAGGtagcaaagaagaagagaatcctCTTGGGATAAAGAATCCATTGAAGATAAGTATGTCTCGAGGCACTCCTCCGGACGATGCATTTGCCACCCGCTACGGTGCATTTGCTGTCACCAACGACATCAGAGATGGTGGTGGCGATAGTGATTTGATGATTTGCTTGTGCGCCATTAGAATGATCGGTCGTCTTCCCTCCGGCCTCCATGTTTGGCCTTTCCGGTGTGGTAATAATAGCCTCTTCTGTTGAAAATGCCGATTAGTAAATTACGATGTTCTTTTTTCAAATCACGTCACTCATCTAACAATGAATGCGTAAAAACAATACTCCTTGAATCTTGATTGGTGTAGCCCCACCTAATTTGAAAATTCTTTACTTTAGAAGATGGAAAGCCAAAAGACAGATTCTTCTCATCCATAAAATAGAGGGTGCCGAACTCATTAACTTTATGACCTAACCCTTATCTCCCTAcctatctttcttcttttgaccCACCATTAAAGAAGGCCATTACCTCTGGTATGGAAATAATAAATTTACTAAGGAGAAATTGGATCAATGGCTTCCTGATCTTGGTAATCACCTTTTGGAATGAGTATATTTGGTATCGATTCGATGATCCCTATAGGACGTGGTCAGTGAGAATTAATTATTGGGGACAGAGGGACCGGTAAAATGGCAGTAGCCACGGATACGATTCTAAATCAATAAGGTTAGAATGTAATATGTGTTTATGTAGCTATTGGTCAAAAAGCATCTTCTGTGGCTCATGTAGTGAATACTCTCAGGGAATGGGGAGCCATGGaacaatattaataaaaagCACATCATGAGGAACGAGAACAATATCATCCAAAAAATCAAGTGAAGGTtttaggaaggaaaaaaaaaactgatctACCTGCGTCGGTTTTGTGATCATGAGCATTGGCATTAGCAGTAGCAATAGACTTCTTCTCAGCTCCACACTTCAAACTCTTTCTTGTGACTCCTCCCTGCAAGTTTTACTGTGTTATCTTGCCATGAAGAGCGTAGGAACATTTCGCCATGTAACGGATAACAGAAACGTAAACGAAACCTAGAACACGACGAGTTATGTTTCGACCAAAGTACATTGCCATTAGAAACTTGGAAGGGCCCGGCGAGATTTTTATGCTGTTGGGGTAATTGGAAATGGCATTCGATTTGCCGTTCTTTCGGAGTTCATTGCCATTCGTACATTTAGTTGAgaattggaaagaaaaacatgttggaacagccaaaaaaaaaaaaaaaggcattattCTTTCCGACAAGATTATGTGGAAAAAGAACAAGATGAAAAAGAACAACGTTTTAGGGTGATTGAAGAGCCtctcccaaaaaagaaaggaaaagacaaagacTCACCATGATCCAGGAGCTCTTAGCACTCTCTTTCATGGCCATGTTCGACAAGCTTTCCATGTCGACAACAAAATTCTCAGAAGTTCTCTGGATTCTCATCTTTCCCAGTACGTCATAAGCCTTGCTAGAtcctctgagagagagagagagagagagagagagagagagtaaaattcATGGATATATGATCATTTTTCTAGAGAAAGAAGCTGTACAACTGCGTTGGAAATGGCGCGCCGAACGGCGCAATCCCGAAGATTGAAGCCGAAGCTGGCCGACTTGTTTAATGCATGTGTTGATCTTCTGTCATCCACCGCCAACAACGGGTTTGATCAAAACTTCGGGACGCTTTGAAAACGAACCTTATTCTGCACGAAAGTGTGAAGACCGAGACTGTTGTTGTGCTTCCAATGTTGGcatcttcatcttttcttcttcttcttcaacaaaaTGTATATAAATCCCCAGAGCAAGTCGCTGtctcgatttcttttcttttattttttcgctATCTTGTTTTTGACTTGATAATGAAGAGAAACTAGTCGTTCCTTTAGGCTACGTATGGTCGTCTTATCTTTTTATCGGATAGAATAAGGCTGGATTGGATGAAGATATGAGGAGATTTTTAATATCCTATGCATCATTCGTGTTTGTTTCAATATAACGGGGTGAAAATTCAAATAACGGTGCAACGGAGctgttttctcgaaaaatggtTCAGAGTGGATATTGACTCAAATAATAgcattaaaaaacaaaaatgaaaaggtgcCTAGAGTGGACCAGGGCTGTCAAACGAGTGGGTTTGATAAAAAATGGTTTGACCAAATCAATCCATTTATatgtaatacaaatttagtgatcCAAACCTGACTTATGTCGGACCCATGACCCAACAAATGTTATTAAAGCACTCCCATTTTAAACCAAATTTATGACAACCCTTACCCACTCATTTAAAGCCCACTAagactctatttgtttcgcaaaaagtAAATAgtttgaaaagcattttttttttaaaaatgatcacttacatcgcttacaaaattgaaagaatagAAATTATTTACATTgtcaatgaaaatttttaaatataaactGTTATTGATAATAAGAATAATTTCAAtcaataattatttcaagcaatacaaaaggtcattttttaaaaaaatatttcccaaacactcatttttcgtgaaacaatcAAGGCCTAAAATTCATATTTATGATGCGTATAtgtacaactaatttttttcttccaatattTGCTTTagtctttctaattttctatgatttttttatatttttactaGGCAAAGGATGTTAGATCTTGCTCGATCACAAGCAATGCCCTTTCTCTCATGAACTGATGCTCATCCAAGCATTGTTCAACCATCGTCTTAAGGTCGGATATGGGCCATATTCGACCCAACTCATACTCAATATATTCCCAACCCATCTCGATTTGGCCACATTAATTTTCCTTAGGGTCTTAAAATGATGTGCATCTTCTTTGTAATGCTAAATTGTCGCAGCCTCACGATCACTTAGAGCCCCCTATCTTCGTCGATAGTGTTAAAatacacatgtgagttgtgttaaataAGTCAAATATAAAAGAATTGATATGGTGAggaacagttaatatatcctatttgacccataactcattgggcttttgagtaaaggtgaatccaactggatatgttgacggacTTGGACTTGGGCTTCCTTTTAGTGATCTCTCTAGGTGAAAATATCAAAGTTCTATTACGCACTTCCAACAAAGGATTTGACGGAGATAAGACATGATGGAGACCGCAAAAATTTTCACTTCCGAAACTTCTCGCTTCATCCCTTTTCATTATGCTCGCCGTCGACCTCCACCGCCGGTTGCCGCCTATTGTTGACCTCTTTCAACCACCGATCATCGCCCTTCGCCGCTCGTCATAGACCTTCACCGGCCGATGTTCATGATTGCCGCCACTCGGCCACCTCCCTCTGCTTCCAACCACTTGCCCTTGTTGACCTTCACCGGTCGTACCATCGCCGCTTGCAACCAATGTCGGTCGTTGCCCATCGTTGCCTACGACTACTGCCAATCGCCAACCACCATTACTGCCAACCATCGCCCACCGTCGACCTCCACCGATCACTACCAACTACCAACCGCTGACCACGACCCACCATTAACCTCCGCCGCCCATCGCCCATTGCCACCGGCAACCACCGCGCCCCGCTACCAACCACTAACCATTGCCCATCGTTGACTCCAGCCGCTACCAACCATTACCATTGCCCACCACCACCATGACCACCACCGTTGAGTCACCGTCTTCGACCATCGGagtaaaaaagtaaatatatatattttttttttaaaaataatatttttaataataaaaattattttcaaaagaaatttaaatattttaaaaatgaagtagaattttttcaaccactgaaaataatttttcatagaagattttgtgtaataacATTTCAAAAGTATACATTTTCTACcgttatcaaaaaaatttatcttatcagaaatcaatttctgaagcataagtagaaaaatgaacttcCGTTTCTGAGTAGAAGAAACAAAttaacttctagagcagaagtagaaaaatcaaattttgtttatgggtagaagtagaaaaatcaacttctgtctagaagttgatttctaaagtagaagtgttgtcatgtgtGCCCCAATTAAGCCAAAAACCACAAAACTCCTTCAACAAGAAAagccttttgtttttgtttttgtttttttcttgaaaCCACAAAACTCCTTCAACAAGAaaagtcttttgtttttttgtgggTAAATATTAGCAAACCACACAGTGCGAATTAGGCACATTGGTTTACATGTCATGTGAGCTGCTAGATTAAAATCAGATATTCCAGTGgcggaaaaaaacagaagaacgGAAGTGTCGCATCAtaggaaaataataaatcgCAGCCGCAACAACATAAATAGAACTATTATTGGAAAATACATCGATTTCTAAGGGGATTTGGCGTAAGTAGATTGCCTTTGTGCTTAGTGGCTACAATATAAATTGCTTATACTCTTAACTCATGaaaatttgtgtcaattcagttctaaataattttttcataagaaGTGATCTCATTTTTTCATCGAGTCCGGGTAGTgcggcaataaaaaaaaaaatatgcttttTTGGAGAGagattttttggccaattgaattctaaaccttttctcatttgtgccaattcaatccatccggccaaatttggacaaaaaatcGCTCACATGGACATTGGCTATCCTATGTGGTGTAGCCAACACCGATGTGgataaattgtaaaaatattttaatattttttcagattatttatttttttatttatccttttttttagttctcttttctttttcttctcttcgtttccttcttcctccaaccattCGCCGGGCCTTAGTGACCTGCTCGAGGCGAAGGCCGAATTAAATAAACAAagtacacaaaaaaatattaaaatattaataaaaatagtcAAGTTAGTGCCTATTGCttcacgtaggacaaccggcgCCTTTTGTCGGTAATCTCtgaccaaaattgattgaatggagTGAACTGTCATAAATATAAAAActtcaagatttaattggcaagAAGAAAAAGGTTCAAGGTTGAGTTGATATAATTGCAACAggtctatgattttttttggtaattttcccgttaCTTCCTTAGAGTAATAATTTTGGGGTGTGGAAAcgaattcttttttgttatgaGTAAACACTGCCTCAAACAGCAGCCTATCATAGATTCAAATGGTCAAAATTTATCCAACCAACAAGTCCCATTGAAAGATTAGATCCTCAAATAAAAAAGCCCTAATTTCAAAATCCCCAATCTCCCTTACCACCCAACCGTCCTGCAGCGACCACGCACCCATCACCTTGGACTGCCGGCATTGGCGCCGGCCACAACTCCGTGCCTTTTTGTTCGCCGCCGTTATCTTCATGCTCTCTTTTGCTACCTTGGTAGGTTGACAGCAGAGACCAGAGGCCAGTTACGGAGGCAATCGATGATTGGCGAGGATGAAGCGCCGAAAATGTGTAAGTTGTTCCATATAACGTGGCAACTGCTCGAGTTACAAGTTGGCCAAAAGCTCGCAGCGTCACTCAACTTACCACCCCAAGGAAAAAGTGCTAGAAAAATCCTGACACTATTGTAtcggtgtcaatttaattttaaatattttaacctAGAGACAATTCAGTCATTTCTGCTAATTTTGACCGGATACTGCTAACATAGATGTTGAGCGGTTTACGTGGCGTGGCCGATGCTCAAGTGAAtattttaaatgatattttaatgtattagtaaatttatttttttattccctttttttttttttttctttcttccctctttcctctAGTGGCTGGCGAGGCCGCCCTCACCAGATCTCGCAAGGCCCACTTGCCCAAGCGACGGATGGCCTTGCCGGATCTCGCAAGGACGGCCTCGTCGGTGTTCGCTCTCTCTCCGGTGTGGCCAGCCCTTATCGGCCACCtaaggaaagagggaaaagaaagaaagaaaagtaaaaaaatagataataaataaaattattaaaatactacTAAAAAATGTCAACGTTAGTGTTGTCCGTATGATGTAGGCCGTCCGGCATCCACGAGATACCATGCGGGTGATCGGTGATATGCATATGCTTCAAATGCCGCAATATAATTGTAACATTTTTCTGTATATAAAAGTCCACATGTATCGTTCACTGTCGTGATCACTGATCACGACTTTTTCACTAGTGCCTCATTTACATTTTAAGACAGCTAGATGCGCAAATCAAAACCTAGAACTTGTCCTAGGATTATATGGGGCAGTGATATTCTCTTTGGAATTCTAAACCTCCCGGCTCGCAAATTCCGGATCGCATGCATTATGCATCCCCAGCTGGGATGAGTTTCTTTATATCAGTAATTGAAGGATTGAGGCATGCGTGGATCCAGTCAACAGAGAAGGAAGAACGTGGTGAATGTTTTCATAGAAGAATTAGAAAGAAACGCGTTCGTTGTCGACCTCGAAATTCTTATCTAGATCCAATCCTCCATGGACCGAGCGATCTCCGCCGTCGAAATTCGCACGATCTCATTTATCCAAGACCCATATTATTGTCAGGATTTGCCGATTCGGCACACAATTGCAACAAAATAGAgcataaaaataagaaagagaaatcgagacatacAATTTATCTAGGTTTACCCTCAAATTAGGGCTATAATTAACACATTGTACCTTTCTATTATATCACTCAATTATAAATGAAAGAGGTTGTATAAAAGTAGCTATTCATGGACCCAAattcaaattattaaaaaaacatgAGCTCAAATTATGAAAGTCCTCTAGCGGCTCGAGGATGTTGCCCTTGCGACCCTCGCTCGCTCATCGGAGAGCAAGATTCCATGCTTTCTTATTGATTGAGAGTAtgaatatgaaccacaccctaTCAATTACCGACGGTTGAGATTCAAGTGGTGATGAATAAATTTGGAAAGCACGTGGATGAGGAAACAAAATTCCGGCGGAGAGCGAGGAAGAAATTCTCCGTCTTCTCAACCACTTCTTTCCCTTCAAGGCACGCAATCCTGTCCACGCATTTCTTTTGACGATACTAAGTAAAATAATCTCGTATAAATTTCAATTAAATACGGGCGCATCTTCAGTAGTAGCTGGTTTGGCGCCTGCTGTGCCTAAAGTAGATGAGATTCCATAATTTGAGTAATTAGGGTTTCAAGGAGCGAATGCGCGTGTATGGAATTAGAATGTACAGAGCAAGTTCCATCACATATATAGAATCCTAAACTCAAAAAATGATGTAGGCGTAATGCcgggagaattacaaaaaaaatcctaaagttgTGCCAATCCAgttaaaaactttttttttttttggccaattaagtcctaaattttttatatttgtgccagtTTAGTCAAGTCAATTTAGgttgaaaatcgttgatgtgacggtgctaacgtggacaattcttaatagcattttaataatttttcaattttttattttatttttccttttattttcgtcCTTCTTCGTCCAGCCAATCACCAGCAATGTCCACCTAGTCGACCTTTAGCGAAGCTCACCCTTGCCCGCCCTTGGTGAGGCTGGCCTTgccaaaaacaaagagaaaggaaagaaaaagatagaaagaaataaattcaaatttcaaaagaatattaagatattattaaaaattatccaggtTAGCGTCGGTCactccacgttagtgatttccggCCAACATTGgcaagatggattgaattggaacaaatgcaaaaagttcagaactcaattgataaaataaaacttatatgtttaggacttttttttgtaattttcctggGTAATGCCTATATAATTGAACATCTCTAGATAGAAAATTCAGTTGCTTGACTAACCTAAttaacattgtttttttttttttttctctttaaccTAATTAACAACTTGACTTCTATATCCACTTTTCTACCCTACGCAGATTATCTGCAAATCCACTTTCCACACAAGCAAATA
This sequence is a window from Rhodamnia argentea isolate NSW1041297 chromosome 3, ASM2092103v1, whole genome shotgun sequence. Protein-coding genes within it:
- the LOC115728134 gene encoding uncharacterized protein LOC115728134, which translates into the protein MRIQRTSENFVVDMESLSNMAMKESAKSSWIMGGVTRKSLKCGAEKKSIATANANAHDHKTDAEKAEEAIITTPERPNMEAGGKTTDHSNGAQANHQITIATTISDVVGDSKCTVAGGKCIVRRSASRHTYLQWILYPKRILFFFATLSSMGTILLIYFTLSITNPQLDGNPP